Genomic window (Jeotgalibaca ciconiae):
ACAATGGTCGCCGCCAGATAGATAATGCAGCGGTTCATAGTTTCGAATATGAAATGTATCCATGAAATAATCGTCCTCGGCTAAGTAAACATCATACTCTTGGGCCAAGGCGATTATTTTTTTGCGTTGCTGGTAAGAAAGGGAGGTCCCTAGTGGATTATGATTGCGTGGAACTAGATAGAAGAATTTAATTTCTTGTGTTTGAAAAATTTCCTCCAATTCCTTCAAATCGAATCCCTCAATCGTACGTTGAATCGTAAAAACTTTTGATTCTGTATGACTTTTGAATAAATCCACTATAAAAGCGTAACTTGGTTCTTCAATTAAAATGTTTTTTCGTTGATTTGGGAAAGACATTTCACATAAAGCATGAACAACGCCTTGGATTCCCATGGTCAAATGAATGCGGTTTGCTTGTGCATAAATATAAGAATCTTTGAGACAATCGCTTAATAATTGAGTAACTGATGAAACTCCTTTGTAGCCGATATCTAACGATTCGAAATGATATTCATCCAAAGCAAGGCTCTGTTTCGCATAGGACAGTGGAAAAGAGCCAACCATGGGATTACCTGACTCCATATGAAAGGAATCATTTGTTGTTTCCATAGCTGGAGCCACTGCAACATAGTAGCCGCTTTTATGTTTAACATAAATAAAATTCCGATCCAGCAAATGTTAGTAGGCTCGAATGACGGTTCCTCGACTGCACTCATATTTTCTGGCTTGCTCAATAATAGAGGGAAGCTTATCACCAGTTTTGTACTGTGCAACTTGGATAAGTTCTTCGATATCTTGAGCAATACGTTCGTACTTTTTCATGGATTTATTCCTTTCACAATAATAATCGTCAATTTTTATTAACTTTAGTGTACCTAATTTCCTCATAAAAAGCTATTATCTGTACTAGTCTAGATTGAGTTTGATGATATTGTATCTGCTGAATGAATGGCTTAATATGAAGATAAGAAAGCGCAAACAAAAAGTC
Coding sequences:
- a CDS encoding aminotransferase class I/II-fold pyridoxal phosphate-dependent enzyme; translation: METTNDSFHMESGNPMVGSFPLSYAKQSLALDEYHFESLDIGYKGVSSVTQLLSDCLKDSYIYAQANRIHLTMGIQGVVHALCEMSFPNQRKNILIEEPSYAFIVDLFKSHTESKVFTIQRTIEGFDLKELEEIFQTQEIKFFYLVPRNHNPLGTSLSYQQRKKIIALAQEYDVYLAEDDYFMDTFHIRNYEPLHYLSGGDHCIFLGSFTKILPYLCIGFTIMPAELRQIYIDKVDDLMKFGYYTPPLISQTMLAVLLSNNSLEISKNLLKRDLQDKISALQKYTKYWPASILSYSGYHGYYASIKLHPKISVDCYIRELEQRNIYIRSNLESFYHEEHFDNSVRVSLAKISAEDIHKTYPILRELAESLYAE
- a CDS encoding GntR family transcriptional regulator, with the translated sequence MKKYERIAQDIEELIQVAQYKTGDKLPSIIEQARKYECSRGTVIRAY